A window from Drosophila nasuta strain 15112-1781.00 chromosome 3, ASM2355853v1, whole genome shotgun sequence encodes these proteins:
- the LOC132790148 gene encoding eukaryotic translation initiation factor 3 subunit J, with amino-acid sequence MADDWESAADSEIVIRPSAVNNINKWEGEDDDEDVKESWEDEEEKKDEEKPTKTEVPVKTKPNKALKAKLEEQERLNEEAESKRLANLTPEEKLAEKLRLQKIQEESDLKSALETFGVTSIGGGLDAFNPQSKEEFKEFGASISWKVAQYRESPHFPQFVEDLVRSLCVNLSATDIKKVKMSVEVLHSEKMKMEKANAKKPAAKGKGKVSLRTENDDIDGYQKYGNDFTDDYDDFM; translated from the exons ATGGCCGACGACTGGG AATCCGCCGCCGACAGTGAAATAGTCATACGTCCGAGTGCAGTCAACAATATAAACAAGTGGGAGGGcgaggacgacgacgaggatGTTAAG GAAAGCTgggaggatgaggaggagaaAAAGGACGAGGAGAAACCCACGAAAACAGAAGTGCCAGTCAAAACTAAACCGAACAAGGCGCTTAAAGCTAAATTGGAAGAGCAAGAG CGACTAAACGAGGAGGCGGAAAGTAAACGTCTTGCGAACTTGACACCCGAAGAGAAATTAGCTGAGAAGCTGCGTCTGCAGAAGATTCAAGAGGAATCCGATCTGAAGAGCGCTCTCGAGACATTCGGCGTGACGAGTATAGGCGGAGGCCTCGACGCCTTCAATCCGCAGAGTAAAGAGGAGTTCAAGGAATTCGGTGCATCGATCAGCTGGAAAGTTGCACAGTATCGTGAATCGCCGCACTTTCCACAATTCGTCGAGGATCTTGTGCGCAGCTTATGCGTGAACT TGAGTGCTACTGACATTAAGAAGGTCAAGATGAGCGTGGAAGTCTTGCATTCAGAAAAGATGAAAATGGAGAAAGCAAATGCCAAGAAGCCAGCTGCCAAGGGCAAGGGCAAAGTTTCGCTGCGCACAGAAAACGAT GATATTGATGGCTACCAAAAGTATGGAAATGATTTTACCGATGATTACGACGATTTCATGTGA
- the LOC132788161 gene encoding RE1-silencing transcription factor-like codes for MLNKSGAKPFKCEHCHYSTKRAFDLRRHMQRHTKVKPIEGTEFKCSECAFTTKWKRNMGRHMRTHDIKQPTEDETEETYEEILVEIIEPSDVQYAIEDAQSSTTEVETIATPTEITMKLFVCGQCQYTTNRAFDLRRHELTHSRPKIADDTTAYECLKCQFRTKWKRNIVRHVRMHAEVSIENNVQELDDQSTEELMVELMNTEDNNPDTADNVKICSANSDSQLTEYEITEYPQPTSPANREKRFKCTQCHYESKRAFDLRRHERRHTKVRTVDGTAVKCTECSFVTKWKRNMKRHMQQHKTRAVPSDKSTWEEESLVELVDEPVSEVETYSLSIEPSIKSEMLDPSEIDRELVSPLYELLESDDDDKDPDVLPSHWLAVQG; via the coding sequence ATGCTTAACAAGAGCGGCGCTAAACCCTTCAAGTGTGAGCATTGCCACTACTCGACTAAGCGCGCCTTCGACCTGCGACGTCACATGCAACGCCACACAAAAGTGAAGCCCATCGAGGGAACGGAATTCAAATGCAGCGAATGCGCCTTCACCACTAAATGGAAACGGAATATGGGACGTCATATGCGCACCCACGATATTAAGCAACCAACAGAAGACGAAACTGAGGAGACATACGAAGAAATTCTGGTGGAAATAATTGAGCCATCAGACGTACAATATGCTATTGAGGATGCACAGAGTTCCACGACTGAAGTGGAAACAATTGCAACTCCAACTGAAATCACAATGAAACTCTTTGTATGTGGACAATGTCAATACACAACGAACCGGGCATTTGATTTGCGGCGCCATGAGCTAACTCATTCTAGGCCCAAGATCGCGGACGACACAACTGCATATGAATGTTTAAAATGTCAATTTCGAACCAAGTGGAAGCGTAATATTGTGCGGCACGTTAGAATGCATGCTGAAGTCAGTATTGAAAACAATGTACAAGAACTAGATGACCAATCTACGGAAGAGTTAATGGTGGAACTAATGAATACCGAGGATAACAATCCGGATACAGCTGATAACGTTAAAATTTGCTCAGCAAATTCAGATTCACAGTTAACCGAGTATGAAATCACAGAGTATCCACAACCAACAAGTCCTGCAAATAGAGAGAAACGCTTTAAATGCACACAGTGTCATTATGAATCAAAACGTGCCTTCGATTTGCGGCGTCATGAGCGAAGACACACCAAAGTGAGGACAGTTGATGGGACGGCAGTTAAATGTACAGAATGCTCATTTGTAACGAAATGGAAACGCAATATGAAGCGTCACATGCAGCAGCATAAAACGAGAGCAGTTCCCTCTGATAAATCCACTTGGGAGGAGGAATCATTAGTGGAATTAGTTGATGAACCCGTCTCGGAAGTAGAAACTTATTCGCTTTCCATAGAACCAAGCATAAAGTCGGAGATGTTGGATCCCAGTGAAATAGATAGGGAATTGGTGTCTCCGCTGTATGAACTGTTGGAGTCGGATGATGACGATAAAGATCCGGATGTACTTCCCTCCCACTGGCTTGCGGTCCAAGGATGA
- the LOC132790147 gene encoding WD repeat-containing protein 89, whose protein sequence is MTDRLNKYLSETAVASSEDEADIDDNDTCAAHELSAKFRFHYPQDEASLSLKRDYVLGLCADKGFTCIAAGLSNTSVKIYDLNASGLLTAVHQDRVPSVESLDTEVTICGVRFLDDSANTLLVGTTNGLVRLLDLRIKGIQAQFEYKSDAQEGLPPVPKTISCFDRNANSRIICCGTEQHMGNAYMVFFDVRERRQLGIYEDSHDDDVTSVLFHTSNPDLLCSGSTDGLINVFNIQESEEEEALLNTINTESSVHRLNWHRNEKGQDLISCITHTNDYMSYECQEGDEILSFNRSKITAGILRQNAGNFNLINAHNLSDGSVFLLAGTNHNRGEVLRSVVVPARKTLEPLTNFVGNKQIVRDSLYDANQNLLVTGGESGIITVWSSDNSNTKSSSNLKSKSKAAKSHKKNPY, encoded by the exons atgACCGATagactaaataaatatttatcag AAACGGCAGTCGCTAGTTCTGAGGACGAAGCCGACATTGATGATAACGACACTTGTGCCGCTCACGAATTGTCCGCCAAGTTTCGCTTTCATTATCCCCAAGACGAAGCGTCTCTATCACTAAAGCGAGACTACGTCTTGGGTCTCTGTGCCGACAAAGGGTTCACTTGCATTGCAGCGGGTCTATCTAACACCTCAGTTAAGATATACGACCTCAATGCGTCTGGCCTCCTGACCGCCGTTCATCAAGATCGAGTTCCGTCCGTGGAGAGCTTGGATACAGAGGTGACAATCTGTGGCGTTCGATTCTTGGACGATAGTGCAAACACCTTGCTGGTGGGCACTACAAATGGCTTAGTGCGTCTGTTAGACTTGCGTATCAAAGGCATTCAGGCGCAATTTGAGTATAAAAGTGATGCTCAGGAAGGATTACCGCCAGTGCCAAAGACGATATCCTGCTTCGATCGCAATGCCAACAGTCGTATTATTTGCTGCGGCACCGAACAACACATGGGCAATGCTTATATGGTGTTCTTTGATGTGCGAGAACGACGACAACTTGGCATTTATGAAGATAGCCACGACGATGATGTGACCTCTGTTCTGTTTCACACCAGCAATCCAGATTTGTTGTGTTCGGGCAGCACTGATGGCTTGATAAATGTGTTTAATATCCAGGAGAGCGAAGAGGAAGAAGCGTTGTTGAATACCATTAATACAGAGAGCAGTGTGCATCGTCTAAACTGGCATCGCAATGAGAAGGGTCAAGACCTAATCTCATGCATTACACACACTAACGATTACATGAGCTACGAATGCCAAGAAGGCGATGAAATTCTCTCCTTTAATCGCTCAAAAATCACAGCTGGCATTCTACGCCAGAATGCTGGCAATTTTAACTTAATCAATGCTCACAACCTGTCCGATGGTAGCGTGTTTCTGCTCGCTGGCACCAACCATAATCGAGG AGAAGTGCTGCGCTCAGTTGTTGTGCCGGCTAGGAAAACGTTGGAGCCCCTGACAAACTTTGtaggcaacaaacaaattgtgcGCGATAGTCTGTACGATGCCAATCAAAATCTGCTGGTCACTGGCGGCGAGAGTGGCATTATTACCGTCTGGTCGTCTGATAACAGCAACACTAAAAGCAGTAGCAACCTGAAGAGTAAGTCAAAGGCTGCTAAGTCACACAAGAAAAACCCCTATTAa
- the LOC132790411 gene encoding nucleolar GTP-binding protein 1, producing MSLYNFKKIMVVPPAKDFIDIMLSKTQRKTPTVVHKGYKISRIRAFYTRKVKYTQQNFHDRLSQIIQDFPKLDDVHPFYADLMNVLYDKDHYKLALGQLNTARHLVDNVAKDYVRLLKYGDSLYRCKQLKKAALGRMATIMKRQASNLTYLEQVRQHLSRLPTIDPYSRTIIICGFPNVGKSSFINKITRADVEVQPYAFTTKSLYVGHTDYKYLRWQVIDTPGILDHPLEERNVIEMQAITALAHLRACVLYFMDISEQCGHSLEEQVKLFESIKPLFTNKPLILAINKIDILTLEDMVPERQAIITKLQEDKQVPVMFMSTVQETGVMEVKTEACERLLSYRVDQKMRTKKVDNILNRLHVAMPAPRDEKVRAPCIPPQALERLEQNAAKAERKRKLEKEIEEEMGDDYILDLKKNYEEIPEEERYDVIPEFWEGRNIADYIDADIFEKLEELEREEGLREAGGVYTVPDMTMDETLKEIREMAKQIRGKRFELRDEKRLSSRKNKPIIPRHKQPKVRDRSVNKLVETMEGLGVDMSGNENANFTKSVVDLRRGTVAVGSKITPKAPLLDKESSAVVKKTGKPLKRAPARDTLGIKDVAIRKKAQIMAKRDIAKKVTRLGLKGEADRFIGTKMPKHLYSGKRGTGKTDRR from the exons ATGAGTTTGTACAACTTTAAGAAGATTATGGTGGTTCCGCCAGCAAAG gACTTCATCGACATTATGCTGTCAAAGACACAGCGCAAGACACCAACAGTCGTCCACAAGGGCTACAAAATCTCGCGAATTCGTGCATTTTACACACGCAAAGTGAAGTACACTCAACAGAACTTCCACGATCGTCTCTCGCAGATTATACAGGATTTCCCCAAGCTGGACGATGTGCATCCGTTCTATGCTGATTTAATGAACGTCCTCTACGACAAGGATCATTACAAACTGGCCCTGGGTCAACTTAACACAGCCAGACATTTGGTGGACAA TGTTGCCAAGGACTATGTGCGTTTGCTGAAGTACGGAGATTCTCTGTATCGCTGCAAACAGTTGAAAAAGGCCGCCTTGGGTCGCATGGCCACAATCATGAAACGTCAGGCCTCGAATTTGACATATTTGGAGCAGGTGCGTCAGCACTTGTCTCGTCTGCCAACCATAGATCCCTACTCGCGCACCATTATCATCTGCGGCTTCCCCAATGTGGGCAAATCATCGTTCATCAACAAGATCACACGTGCCGATGTTGAGGTGCAACCTTATGCGTTCACCACCAAATCCCTGTATGTGGGACACACAGACTACAAATATCTGCGCTGGCAGGTGATTGACACACCCGGTATTCTGGATCATCCGCTCGAAGAGCGCAATGTCATTGAAATGCAGGCTATTACAGCTCTGGCTCATTTGCGTGCCTGTGTTCTGTATTTCATGGACATTTCAGAGCAATGCGGTCATTCGTTGGAAGAGCAGGTGAAACTATTCGAGAGCATTAAACCTTTGTTCACCAACAAGCCATTGATACTGGCCATCAACAAAATTGACATATTAACCTTGGAGGATATGGTGCCAGAGCGTCAAGCTATCATCACCAAGCTGCAGGAGGACAAACAGGTCCCCGTGATGTTCATGTCGACGGTACAGGAAACCGGTGTTATGGAAGTGAAAACAGAGGCCTGCGAACGTTTGCTATCGTATCGCGTGGATCAAAAGATGCGTACCAAGAAGGTGGACAACATTCTCAATCGTCTGCATGTGGCAATGCCAGCGCCACGTGATGAGAAGGTCCGAGCACCGTGTATTCCACCACAGGCGCTTGAGCGTCTCGAACAGAATGCAGCCAAGGCTGAGCGTAAGCGCAAGCTGGAGAAGGAGATCGAGGAGGAAATGGGTGATGATTACATTCTTGATCTCAAGAAGAACTACGAAGAAATACCCGAGGAGGAGCGTTACGATGTGATACCAGAGTTCTGGGAGGGTCGCAACATTGCCGACTACATCGATGCCGACATCTTCGAGAAGCTGGAAGAACTGGAGCGTGAAGAAGGTCTGCGTGAGGCTGGCGGTGTTTACACAGTGCCTGATATGACCATGGATGAGACACTTAAGGAGATTCGTGAAATGGCGAAACAAATACGCGGCAAGCGCTTTGAACTGCGCGACGAGAAGCGTCTGTCGTCCAGAAAGAACAAGCCCATCATTCCGCGTCACAAGCAGCCTAAGGTGCGTGATCGTTCCGTTAACAAATTGGTGGAGACTATGGAGGGTCTTGGCGTCGATATGTCTGGCAACGAGAATGCCAACTTCACCAAATCGGTGGTCGATCTTCGCAGAGGAACTGTTGCCGTTGGCAGCAAGATAACACCGAAGGCCCCGCTGCTGGACAAAGAATCTTCAGCTGTGGTCAAGAAGACCGGCAAGCCACTGAAACGTGCTCCAGCTCGCGACACCCTCGGTATCAAGGATGTGGCCATCAGAAAGAAGGCGCAGATTATGGCCAAGCGCGACATTGCGAAGAAGGTTACCCGACTGGGTCTCAAGGGCGAGGCAGATCGCTTCATTGGTACGAAGATGCCGAAGCATTTGTATTCCGGCAAGCGTGGCACGGGCAAGACCGATCGCCGTTAA